From the genome of Muricauda sp. SCSIO 64092, one region includes:
- a CDS encoding prephenate dehydratase, with amino-acid sequence MKLKVAIQGIKGSNHHQVATEFLGKDIELVECLSFDKLIDRVLDGTADKGVMAIENSIAGSIIPNYNLVYHNNIHIIGEHYLSIHHNLMVLKGQTMEQIKEVRTHPMALLQCMEFLKQYPQLKLVEDVDTAETARQIQEKQLKHVAAIAPTVAAELYGLDIIAPEIQTIKNNATRFIILKKQNKVLPKEEINKASLRFITDHKRGSLATVLNVMSDCNMNLTKIQSLPVIETPWKYAFFVDVTFEKYDHFSKAKSLLEIMSEDFRVLGEYKNALKG; translated from the coding sequence ATGAAACTGAAGGTAGCCATACAAGGTATTAAAGGGAGTAACCATCATCAGGTAGCCACTGAGTTCCTTGGTAAGGATATTGAATTGGTGGAATGTTTGTCCTTTGATAAACTAATTGACCGTGTTTTGGATGGGACAGCGGACAAAGGGGTAATGGCCATTGAAAATTCCATAGCCGGTTCCATTATTCCCAACTACAATCTGGTGTACCACAATAACATTCACATTATTGGGGAACACTATCTGAGCATCCATCATAACTTAATGGTATTAAAAGGGCAGACGATGGAACAGATTAAAGAGGTGAGAACCCACCCTATGGCCCTGTTGCAGTGTATGGAATTTTTAAAGCAATACCCTCAACTCAAATTGGTGGAGGATGTGGACACTGCCGAAACAGCACGTCAAATACAGGAGAAACAATTAAAGCATGTAGCGGCGATAGCCCCAACGGTGGCCGCGGAACTTTATGGGTTGGATATCATTGCCCCGGAAATCCAGACCATAAAAAACAATGCTACCCGTTTCATTATACTAAAAAAGCAGAACAAGGTTTTGCCAAAGGAAGAAATCAATAAGGCGTCACTTCGCTTTATTACCGATCATAAACGTGGGAGTTTGGCGACAGTGTTGAATGTTATGAGTGATTGTAATATGAATCTTACCAAAATACAGTCACTTCCAGTAATAGAGACGCCTTGGAAATATGCCTTTTTTGTGGATGTCACTTTTGAAAAGTACGACCATTTTAGCAAGGCAAAGTCCTTGTTGGAGATTATGTCGGAGGATTTCAGGGTATTGGGGGAATATAAAAATGCATTAAAAGGATGA
- a CDS encoding porin family protein has product MKNTFCITLALLLCLSSLNAQDFSFGAKAGANFSNLTGDDVENASSRTGFHIGAVAHIGISEKFGVQPELIYSQQGSVDDEFDITLKLDYLTLPILADVTLAEGLSLQAGPQFGFNINSSAEDSDGNEGEPEGINDLDIGVVLGAQYTLDSGLFFQARYGLGLSDITDDGDAQNSNISISIGYFFL; this is encoded by the coding sequence ATGAAAAACACTTTTTGCATTACACTTGCCTTACTGCTTTGTCTAAGTAGTTTAAATGCCCAAGACTTTTCTTTTGGTGCAAAAGCAGGAGCTAATTTCTCAAATTTGACAGGAGATGACGTCGAAAACGCAAGTTCAAGAACCGGATTCCATATAGGTGCCGTTGCGCATATTGGTATTTCAGAAAAATTCGGTGTTCAACCTGAGTTAATTTACTCACAACAAGGATCGGTAGATGATGAATTTGATATTACATTAAAGTTGGACTATTTGACTTTGCCCATTCTAGCCGATGTTACTTTAGCTGAAGGATTGAGCTTACAAGCAGGTCCCCAGTTTGGTTTTAACATCAATAGTAGTGCAGAAGACAGTGATGGCAATGAAGGTGAACCAGAAGGTATTAATGACCTTGATATTGGCGTTGTTCTTGGTGCACAGTATACGCTTGATTCCGGATTATTCTTCCAAGCTCGGTACGGCCTAGGCTTAAGCGATATTACAGATGATGGTGATGCGCAAAATTCAAATATCTCCATTTCAATAGGGTATTTCTTTCTATAA
- the gldA gene encoding gliding motility-associated ABC transporter ATP-binding subunit GldA, whose product MSISVQNIAKTFGKQKALSNISFSIEKGEVVGFLGPNGAGKSTMMRILTTYYQADQGTAKVNGFDVGKEMRKVQKSIGYLPEHNPLYLDMYVKEYLAFNAAVYKVSKSRIAEVIQQTGLTPEAHKTIGKLSKGYRQRVGLAAALLHEPEVLILDEPTTGLDPNQLVDIRKLIREIGKHKTILFSTHIMKEVEAVCDRVIIINKGEIVADKRMEELRKVEDQIIEVEFDYRVEEVLLHQLPNVSNVRNTGGFVYEIVFNTDQDMRPAVFDFAHDNQLKTLQLSRKSKNLESLFTELTS is encoded by the coding sequence ATGTCCATTTCCGTTCAGAACATTGCCAAAACTTTTGGCAAGCAAAAAGCGTTAAGCAACATTTCCTTTTCGATTGAGAAGGGAGAAGTCGTTGGGTTTTTAGGTCCCAATGGTGCTGGAAAATCCACAATGATGCGGATTTTGACCACCTATTATCAAGCAGATCAAGGTACGGCAAAAGTCAATGGCTTTGATGTGGGTAAGGAAATGCGCAAAGTTCAAAAAAGCATTGGTTATCTGCCCGAGCACAACCCGCTATATTTGGATATGTACGTTAAGGAATATCTGGCTTTCAATGCAGCAGTGTACAAAGTGTCAAAATCCAGGATAGCAGAGGTCATCCAACAAACGGGATTAACTCCCGAGGCCCACAAAACCATAGGGAAACTCTCCAAAGGCTATCGCCAGCGTGTTGGTTTGGCCGCTGCCCTATTACATGAACCGGAAGTCCTGATCTTGGACGAGCCCACAACGGGTTTGGACCCCAACCAATTGGTAGACATACGTAAACTTATTCGTGAGATAGGTAAACATAAAACCATTCTATTCTCCACACATATTATGAAGGAAGTGGAAGCGGTTTGCGATCGGGTCATCATTATCAACAAAGGCGAAATTGTTGCCGATAAAAGGATGGAAGAACTTAGAAAGGTAGAGGACCAAATCATTGAAGTTGAGTTTGATTATCGTGTGGAGGAAGTATTGTTACATCAATTGCCCAATGTATCCAACGTGAGGAATACCGGTGGATTTGTCTACGAAATTGTCTTCAACACCGACCAGGATATGCGTCCCGCCGTCTTTGATTTTGCACATGACAATCAATTAAAAACCCTACAGCTAAGCCGAAAAAGCAAGAATTTGGAGAGTTTGTTCACTGAACTTACCAGTTGA
- a CDS encoding pyridoxal phosphate-dependent decarboxylase family protein, translated as MPMDQNTLTLSEEDMRKLGYQMIDAIVAHHKTQHEKRPLALASREEMDSLFLEEAPEKPSNANEVLEFVVEKVLTRSTLLSHPKSYAFVPGPSNYVSVIGDALATGYNIFSGSWVTSPAAAELEIVTIQWLLRLFGLPKKKGGGIFTSGGSMANLTALATARNIKCGDDFSKAVIYLSDQTHSSNIKAIRILGFKKEQIRIIPTDNEFKLSLNKLKNCIAKDRLNGLHPFCLIGNAGTTNTGSVDPLTQLSKICKEEDIWFHIDGAYGGAAMLSPKGKKLLKGISKADSLTVDPHKWFFQPYEMGCLLVRNYRHLTHTFTERPEYLKDIEGNTSEINFYDLGVQLTRRFNALKFYMSVKTFGLNAFRKAIGSGIDLAERLEAHLRQSKQWQVVFPATLAVINFRYHPIEENLSESQLDELNHFISEQVMESQLALLATTSLHDQVVLRMCLINPRTTWEDIQHTLTLCEAFAKQSSLWASP; from the coding sequence ATGCCAATGGACCAAAATACATTGACCCTTTCTGAAGAAGACATGCGAAAATTGGGATATCAAATGATTGACGCTATTGTGGCGCACCATAAGACCCAACATGAAAAAAGACCTTTGGCATTGGCCTCAAGAGAAGAAATGGACTCCCTCTTTTTGGAGGAGGCGCCTGAAAAACCTTCCAATGCCAATGAGGTTCTGGAATTTGTTGTGGAGAAGGTACTTACCAGAAGTACATTGCTTTCACATCCAAAATCATATGCCTTTGTTCCAGGTCCCAGCAACTATGTTAGTGTTATTGGGGATGCATTGGCAACGGGCTATAACATTTTTTCAGGGAGTTGGGTAACTTCCCCTGCTGCTGCAGAACTCGAAATTGTTACCATACAATGGTTACTACGGCTGTTTGGCCTTCCGAAGAAAAAAGGTGGTGGTATTTTCACCAGCGGTGGATCCATGGCCAATTTAACCGCTCTGGCCACTGCCAGAAACATTAAATGTGGGGATGATTTTTCCAAAGCGGTGATTTACCTATCCGATCAAACCCATTCCTCGAATATCAAGGCCATTCGGATTCTGGGCTTTAAAAAAGAGCAAATCCGAATCATCCCCACGGACAATGAATTTAAGCTGTCGCTCAATAAGCTTAAAAACTGTATAGCCAAAGACCGCCTAAATGGATTGCACCCATTCTGTTTGATTGGTAATGCAGGAACTACGAACACCGGTAGTGTTGATCCGTTGACCCAGCTATCCAAGATTTGTAAGGAAGAGGATATCTGGTTCCATATTGATGGTGCCTATGGTGGTGCGGCAATGTTATCGCCCAAGGGAAAAAAGCTGTTGAAAGGTATTTCCAAAGCGGATTCCCTGACCGTTGATCCGCATAAATGGTTCTTTCAACCGTATGAGATGGGCTGTCTATTGGTCCGCAATTACCGCCACCTCACCCATACCTTTACGGAACGTCCAGAGTATTTAAAGGATATTGAGGGAAACACTTCCGAAATAAATTTCTATGATTTGGGAGTCCAACTGACAAGACGATTCAATGCATTGAAGTTTTATATGTCGGTCAAAACCTTTGGATTGAATGCTTTTAGAAAAGCAATTGGTTCGGGCATTGATTTGGCGGAACGCCTGGAGGCCCATTTACGGCAAAGCAAACAATGGCAAGTGGTATTTCCGGCCACTTTGGCCGTCATCAATTTTAGGTACCATCCTATAGAGGAAAATTTGAGCGAATCCCAATTGGATGAGTTAAACCATTTCATTTCTGAACAGGTCATGGAATCCCAACTGGCGTTATTGGCCACCACCTCACTTCACGATCAAGTGGTTTTACGGATGTGTTTGATCAATCCCAGAACCACCTGGGAGGATATTCAACATACGCTAACACTTTGTGAAGCGTTTGCAAAACAATCTTCCCTTTGGGCATCGCCCTAA
- a CDS encoding DUF2723 domain-containing protein yields the protein MGWLVFINALVTYALTMEPTVSFWDCGEYIATSAKLEVGHPPGAPLFQMIGAFFASFTTDIGQIAKMVNYVSVVASAFTILFMFWTITNLIQKLVRTNRYQGKNSAILGSALVGCLSFTYSDSFWFNATETEVYAMASLLMAVLIWLGLRWMDHIDAGRGNKWLLLICFIIGLTFGVQFMGFLAIPSIVLMIYFKKYRKTTFKNFILFNTIAIGVLFFVFKFSLTYVLKIFAWSELFFVNQVGLPFNVGLLIMGLFLSFIFHGIIRYTKKKDHVLANTAILCFLFLFLGFSTWLLLPIRANAHVGINENDPSDARTLLAYYNREQYGGVESPFYGTYYSDMFADSGKDLDDKPKYERDEKLGKYVIVNDYKDALRAPNKKHKGLLPRLWSSDHAENYMRFFGRLDFRIKPEYATNGELERAIREFKKLNANGEIDTEQYIEFLRQFNGYIDVAPPSLKQNLAFLFEYQWGFMYLRYFFWNFVGRQNDVQWRYDGNGHWLSGIDFIDKIRLGSQQDLPSETLDNKARNTYFFLPLLLGFLGIVFQVSRDPKQFWVLFMFFLLTGVAIQFYTNPYIFQPRERDYSLVGSFYAFAIWIGMGTYQVFILLYKFLSKKTMAIAGVLCCFCCVPLLMAHQNWDDHDRSDRFTARASAMAYLDSTKQDSGAILFTIGDNDNFPLWYLQEIEGYRTDVRVIVSGYFATDWYIDQMKRKAYESNPIPSQLNHEHYKYGSRDVIHYSGLPHVQENRWDIKDFMNWVASDKPQTKLRYLFEKMGRDTSNYSESTLNMVYYPTNKIRVPVNKANVLKNGLVQQKDADLIVDYIDIDLPQSYITKNRILMLDIIANNDWERPIYFSGGSFDKAEYIWMEDYLQLDGLAYKLVPIKTENGSAFGMGRIDTDLMYDIVQKWDWGNAGSPQIYHDPQTRKQFGVTFRLAMARLLETLIAEGKRAKAREILKMATHNIPFEHYGYYAFVEPFLESYYKVGQLDEARKLFQKLKKVYQERLNYYAQLPMEEKYMHLESIGSDIQAYQRNIDILIENDDAGYAEHEYELFNSLIGTFVEFDTE from the coding sequence TTGGGCTGGTTGGTCTTTATCAACGCATTGGTGACCTATGCGCTAACCATGGAACCCACAGTAAGCTTTTGGGACTGTGGGGAATACATCGCCACATCGGCAAAGCTTGAAGTAGGTCACCCACCGGGGGCACCGCTATTTCAGATGATAGGTGCCTTTTTTGCCTCCTTCACAACGGATATAGGGCAAATTGCAAAAATGGTCAATTATGTTTCGGTCGTAGCCAGTGCCTTTACTATCCTATTTATGTTTTGGACCATTACCAATTTGATTCAAAAATTAGTGCGCACAAACCGATACCAAGGAAAGAACAGTGCCATTTTGGGCAGTGCCCTAGTGGGGTGTTTGAGTTTTACCTATTCGGATAGCTTCTGGTTCAATGCCACGGAGACAGAGGTATACGCCATGGCAAGTCTGCTTATGGCTGTTTTGATATGGCTTGGTTTGCGATGGATGGACCATATTGATGCTGGGAGGGGCAATAAATGGCTTTTACTTATTTGTTTCATTATTGGACTCACCTTTGGGGTTCAGTTCATGGGTTTTTTGGCCATTCCATCTATAGTTTTAATGATCTATTTTAAAAAATACCGGAAGACAACCTTTAAAAACTTCATACTTTTTAATACCATAGCCATAGGTGTTTTGTTCTTTGTATTTAAATTTTCCCTGACCTATGTCTTAAAAATATTCGCGTGGAGTGAGCTGTTTTTTGTGAATCAGGTTGGCTTGCCATTCAATGTAGGCCTACTTATCATGGGATTGTTCCTCTCCTTCATTTTCCATGGTATAATCAGGTACACCAAAAAAAAGGATCATGTGCTGGCGAATACGGCCATTCTCTGTTTCCTGTTTTTGTTCCTGGGCTTTTCTACATGGTTGCTATTGCCCATAAGGGCCAACGCCCATGTGGGGATCAATGAGAATGACCCATCTGATGCAAGAACGCTCTTGGCGTACTATAACAGGGAACAATATGGTGGTGTTGAGAGTCCTTTTTACGGCACCTATTATTCGGATATGTTTGCTGATTCCGGCAAGGATTTGGATGATAAGCCCAAGTATGAAAGGGATGAGAAACTTGGGAAATATGTAATTGTGAACGACTATAAGGATGCCCTAAGGGCACCCAATAAAAAACATAAAGGTCTTCTGCCAAGATTATGGAGTAGTGACCATGCCGAAAATTACATGCGCTTTTTTGGCCGATTGGATTTTAGGATTAAACCGGAATATGCTACTAACGGTGAATTGGAAAGGGCCATAAGGGAGTTTAAAAAGCTAAATGCCAATGGTGAAATTGATACGGAACAATATATTGAATTCCTACGCCAATTCAATGGGTATATTGATGTTGCCCCCCCTTCCCTAAAACAGAACCTCGCTTTTTTGTTCGAATATCAGTGGGGTTTTATGTACCTGCGTTATTTTTTCTGGAATTTTGTAGGCAGGCAAAATGATGTACAATGGCGCTATGATGGCAATGGACATTGGTTGAGTGGCATTGACTTTATTGACAAAATAAGATTGGGCAGCCAGCAGGACCTGCCTTCGGAAACCCTTGATAACAAAGCGCGTAACACCTACTTTTTTCTTCCCCTCTTACTGGGTTTTTTGGGAATCGTTTTCCAGGTTTCCCGTGACCCCAAACAATTTTGGGTACTCTTTATGTTTTTCTTGCTTACAGGTGTCGCCATTCAATTTTATACCAATCCCTATATTTTCCAGCCAAGGGAACGGGATTATTCGCTGGTAGGTTCGTTCTACGCCTTTGCCATATGGATAGGGATGGGTACCTATCAGGTGTTTATCCTCCTTTATAAATTCCTATCAAAAAAAACTATGGCCATTGCTGGCGTGTTGTGCTGTTTTTGCTGTGTTCCCTTGTTGATGGCCCATCAAAATTGGGATGATCATGATCGATCGGACCGGTTTACGGCAAGGGCTTCGGCCATGGCGTATTTGGACTCAACAAAGCAAGATTCGGGTGCCATCTTGTTTACCATTGGAGACAATGATAATTTTCCACTTTGGTACCTTCAGGAAATAGAAGGCTATCGGACGGATGTTAGGGTTATTGTCTCAGGGTATTTTGCAACGGACTGGTACATTGATCAAATGAAACGAAAGGCCTATGAAAGTAATCCCATTCCTTCACAGTTGAACCATGAACATTATAAATACGGTAGCCGGGACGTTATCCATTATAGCGGATTGCCCCATGTTCAGGAAAACAGATGGGATATCAAGGATTTTATGAACTGGGTGGCCAGTGACAAACCCCAAACCAAACTACGGTACCTATTTGAAAAAATGGGCAGGGATACTTCCAATTATTCGGAAAGTACGTTGAACATGGTATACTATCCTACCAATAAGATACGTGTTCCGGTAAATAAGGCCAATGTTCTTAAAAATGGTCTGGTTCAACAAAAAGATGCGGATTTAATTGTGGATTATATTGATATTGACCTACCCCAAAGCTATATCACCAAGAATAGGATACTTATGTTGGATATCATTGCCAATAATGACTGGGAGCGCCCTATTTATTTTTCAGGGGGCAGTTTTGATAAGGCTGAATACATATGGATGGAAGATTATCTCCAATTGGATGGCCTCGCCTACAAATTGGTGCCCATTAAAACCGAAAATGGCAGTGCATTTGGAATGGGCCGTATTGATACGGATTTGATGTATGATATTGTACAAAAATGGGACTGGGGCAATGCCGGTAGTCCTCAAATATATCATGATCCCCAGACGCGAAAACAATTTGGGGTAACCTTTAGGTTAGCTATGGCTAGATTGTTGGAAACACTGATAGCGGAAGGTAAGCGGGCAAAAGCAAGGGAAATATTAAAAATGGCCACACATAACATTCCTTTTGAGCATTACGGGTATTATGCTTTTGTTGAACCCTTTCTTGAAAGCTATTATAAAGTGGGACAATTGGATGAAGCAAGGAAACTGTTCCAAAAATTGAAAAAAGTCTATCAGGAAAGATTGAACTATTACGCGCAATTACCAATGGAGGAAAAGTACATGCACTTGGAAAGTATTGGTAGTGATATCCAGGCCTATCAGCGCAATATTGACATACTTATTGAAAATGATGATGCCGGATATGCGGAGCATGAATATGAACTATTCAATTCCCTCATCGGTACGTTCGTTGAATTCGATACCGAATAA
- a CDS encoding response regulator transcription factor — protein sequence MIIGFILLTHSIFAQEEGTGLSPLELGDKTYKELSQAEWKRFKQFEKKLEFTKPDQERQLRAYARDSIQILEVKLMAVKLLREKNLLEKDILENSAYYMTLLEELRKSGIPQLEYQFLEEKLAFLNQAALEKKLSQSRWLNLGLLLLSFSLIFFVFRFRKKTTLPPELSKQETTVRNLILQGKTNKEIANELFISLSTVKTHITNIYGKLNVSNRQELFQKGTGTST from the coding sequence TTGATTATTGGTTTTATACTGTTGACTCATTCCATATTTGCACAAGAGGAGGGTACCGGTCTTTCTCCCTTGGAATTGGGAGACAAGACCTACAAAGAGTTATCACAGGCAGAATGGAAGAGGTTTAAACAGTTTGAAAAGAAACTGGAATTCACCAAACCAGATCAGGAAAGACAATTGCGCGCCTATGCAAGGGACTCCATTCAGATTTTGGAAGTTAAGCTTATGGCGGTCAAACTGCTACGTGAGAAAAACTTGTTGGAAAAGGACATTTTGGAAAACAGTGCCTATTACATGACCTTGTTGGAGGAGCTTCGTAAAAGTGGTATACCCCAGTTGGAGTATCAATTTTTGGAAGAGAAACTTGCTTTCCTAAATCAAGCGGCTTTGGAGAAGAAACTATCCCAAAGCAGATGGTTGAACCTTGGATTGCTGTTACTTTCCTTTTCACTCATTTTTTTCGTATTTCGATTTAGAAAGAAAACCACGTTGCCACCTGAACTTAGTAAACAGGAGACCACCGTACGGAATCTTATCCTACAAGGTAAAACCAATAAGGAAATTGCCAATGAGCTTTTCATTAGCTTAAGTACGGTAAAGACGCATATTACCAACATCTATGGGAAGTTGAATGTTTCCAACAGGCAGGAGCTTTTCCAAAAAGGTACGGGTACTAGTACTTAA
- a CDS encoding serine hydrolase domain-containing protein codes for MGFISYIKDFFREPHKLKELKDLQGIDFVDAQYHNLVIGNRVPGISITILKEGKPILQKGYGHSSLERKTYIDPKNTVFRIASISKCITGLALGKMVEEGILHWHDSFYHYVSYYPKKKYDFTLAQLASHTAGIRGYRGKEFALNKSYSIKDSIEVFKDDPLVFEPGNGYLYNSYDFVLLSLAMQEACGIPFEDYVREKILTPLGMKRTFTPREMNPSFSNRRKNLKTDFYTRNSTGLKKAVVVNNYYKLAGGGYLSTSGDIAKMGQAILEQKLLEKETYEQLLSAQTIHGKPTYYGLGFQVSEDTGGRAFVGHVGNSVGAYTNFFVYPKENVVISILINATDPKVQSYLDDTISAVLMENFP; via the coding sequence ATGGGCTTTATTTCTTACATCAAGGATTTTTTTCGGGAACCCCACAAACTCAAAGAACTTAAAGACCTCCAGGGGATTGATTTTGTAGATGCCCAATATCATAACTTGGTGATTGGGAATAGGGTTCCGGGAATTTCCATAACCATACTAAAAGAAGGGAAACCCATTTTACAGAAGGGTTATGGACATTCCAGCTTAGAGCGTAAGACTTATATAGACCCAAAAAATACAGTATTTAGAATAGCCAGTATCTCAAAATGCATTACTGGTTTGGCACTGGGGAAAATGGTGGAAGAGGGAATTCTGCATTGGCACGATTCCTTTTATCACTATGTGTCCTATTATCCAAAAAAGAAATATGACTTTACGCTTGCGCAGCTAGCTTCGCATACTGCTGGAATACGAGGGTATCGCGGTAAGGAATTTGCTTTGAACAAATCCTATTCCATCAAAGATAGTATTGAGGTTTTCAAAGATGATCCCCTGGTTTTTGAACCTGGAAATGGGTACTTGTACAACAGCTACGATTTTGTACTGTTGTCATTGGCAATGCAAGAAGCTTGTGGTATTCCATTCGAAGACTATGTGAGGGAAAAGATATTGACCCCTTTGGGAATGAAGCGGACCTTTACGCCCCGGGAAATGAATCCATCATTTTCCAACAGACGGAAAAACTTAAAAACCGATTTCTATACCAGGAATTCAACAGGCTTGAAAAAAGCGGTTGTGGTCAATAATTATTACAAACTAGCTGGTGGGGGTTATCTGTCCACAAGTGGGGATATTGCAAAAATGGGCCAAGCGATCTTGGAACAAAAGCTTTTGGAAAAAGAAACCTATGAACAGTTGTTGAGCGCTCAAACCATACATGGAAAACCTACGTATTATGGGCTAGGCTTTCAAGTGAGCGAAGATACGGGAGGTAGGGCATTTGTTGGCCATGTAGGGAATAGTGTGGGGGCATATACCAATTTTTTTGTCTATCCAAAGGAAAACGTGGTCATTTCAATTTTAATAAATGCTACAGATCCCAAAGTGCAATCCTATTTGGACGACACCATAAGTGCCGTTTTAATGGAAAACTTCCCATGA
- a CDS encoding head GIN domain-containing protein translates to MLEIRFLYGYSHGEGVKKVHLMSGILSLISFLFFSCNSENAPDCLQNAGDLTRIEVEVPDFNNITVFENLNLVIKQGNEQKVELESGEFLLNEISARVEEDRLLLRNDNGCNIFREYGLSTVYVTSPNIEEIRSSTGLLISSDGVLNYPNLNLVSESFIEPESETTDGSFDIEVANGRVGIVVNGISYFKVRGITNNFSISVAAGDSRIEAEGLVAQEVSVNHRGSNDVFVNPQQRISGVIRGYGDVISINRPTEVEVEELFNGRLIFKD, encoded by the coding sequence ATGTTGGAAATTAGATTTTTATACGGGTATTCCCATGGGGAAGGTGTTAAGAAGGTACATCTTATGTCCGGTATTTTAAGTCTTATATCTTTTCTCTTCTTTTCCTGCAATTCGGAAAATGCGCCCGATTGCCTTCAAAATGCCGGGGATCTCACCCGAATCGAAGTCGAGGTCCCGGATTTCAACAATATCACGGTCTTTGAGAATTTAAATTTGGTGATAAAACAAGGCAATGAACAAAAGGTGGAGCTGGAATCCGGTGAGTTTTTATTGAATGAAATCTCGGCCAGGGTTGAAGAAGATCGATTGCTATTGAGAAATGACAACGGCTGCAATATCTTTAGGGAATATGGTCTATCCACGGTATATGTGACATCACCCAATATTGAAGAGATACGAAGTAGTACGGGATTGTTGATTTCCAGCGATGGTGTTTTAAACTACCCCAACCTAAATTTGGTTTCCGAGAGCTTTATTGAACCAGAATCGGAAACGACGGACGGCTCATTTGATATTGAGGTAGCTAATGGGCGTGTGGGTATTGTGGTCAATGGGATATCATATTTTAAAGTAAGGGGAATAACAAATAACTTTAGTATCAGCGTGGCAGCTGGGGATTCCAGAATTGAGGCAGAAGGACTTGTCGCTCAGGAAGTATCCGTGAACCATAGGGGGTCCAATGATGTTTTTGTCAATCCACAACAACGCATTTCCGGAGTGATCAGGGGCTATGGGGATGTCATCAGTATCAATCGTCCCACTGAGGTAGAAGTTGAAGAACTTTTCAATGGACGTCTAATCTTTAAGGATTAG
- a CDS encoding acyloxyacyl hydrolase, producing MKDLLLICFLFSVCCGFSQEEKRVKKYVLDLSQFNGSILLHNSDISHLITEHPAGFILGFNRKRFGEQDWEADYGYPDSGFTFVYQDMKNPTLGEHFGMYAHYNFYFFKRNLQFRIGQGIAYNTNPYDKNTNFRNNAYGSHLLSSTMAMVNYHQENVIAGLGFKVGLSLIHYSNANFKAPNTSTNTAAFNFGITYDLNQELVYEFKKPEHRKKMLEPIRYNFALRGGVNESDVVNSGRYGFWIFSAYVDKRLGRKSAIQVGADAFFSNFLKELIRFQSISFPEMNVAPDTDFKRVGVFVGHELFINKLSVITQLGYYVYYPFDFEGRVYNRIGLKRYFGNRLFGAVTLKSHAAAAEAVEFGIGIRL from the coding sequence ATGAAGGACCTACTTTTAATTTGCTTCCTATTCAGCGTTTGTTGTGGTTTCTCCCAAGAGGAAAAAAGGGTTAAAAAGTATGTTCTAGATCTTAGTCAATTCAATGGGTCTATACTTCTGCACAATTCTGATATATCCCACTTAATTACTGAGCACCCGGCAGGATTTATTTTGGGTTTCAATCGTAAACGATTTGGAGAACAGGACTGGGAAGCGGACTATGGCTATCCGGATTCCGGCTTTACTTTTGTGTATCAAGACATGAAGAACCCTACCCTTGGGGAACATTTTGGGATGTATGCGCACTATAATTTCTATTTCTTTAAAAGGAACCTGCAGTTTAGGATTGGTCAGGGCATTGCCTACAATACCAATCCATATGACAAAAACACCAATTTCCGTAACAATGCCTACGGTTCCCATTTGTTAAGTTCTACCATGGCCATGGTAAACTATCACCAGGAAAACGTGATTGCAGGTTTAGGTTTTAAAGTAGGCCTTTCGTTGATCCATTACTCCAACGCCAATTTTAAAGCACCCAATACCTCAACAAATACGGCGGCTTTTAATTTTGGAATTACCTACGATTTGAACCAGGAATTGGTTTATGAATTCAAAAAACCAGAGCATAGGAAAAAGATGTTGGAACCCATTCGTTACAACTTTGCACTACGGGGAGGGGTAAATGAAAGTGATGTGGTCAATTCGGGACGATATGGTTTTTGGATCTTTTCTGCCTATGTGGATAAAAGATTGGGGAGAAAGAGTGCCATTCAAGTGGGTGCGGATGCTTTCTTCTCCAATTTTTTAAAAGAACTGATCCGTTTTCAATCAATTTCGTTTCCGGAAATGAATGTAGCCCCAGATACGGATTTTAAACGGGTTGGGGTTTTTGTCGGACACGAGCTTTTTATCAATAAATTAAGTGTCATAACCCAATTAGGTTACTATGTATACTATCCTTTTGATTTTGAGGGGAGGGTTTACAATAGAATTGGTCTGAAGCGCTATTTTGGAAATCGTTTGTTTGGTGCGGTTACCCTAAAATCCCATGCGGCGGCGGCCGAGGCAGTAGAATTTGGAATTGGAATTAGACTTTAG